A section of the Streptomyces sp. Je 1-369 genome encodes:
- a CDS encoding polysaccharide deacetylase family protein, with amino-acid sequence MARHSGGRGWYGKLIGAALGVTMLATGASVWTAQAGDADDASPEATAPADPGQNVKPVSRTIAHASEKGKRGINITIDDGPDPKWTPQMLDLLRQNGVKATFCMVGTQAQAHPDVVKKVVADGHRLCDHSISHNTGMDKESNAYQSKQILDAERMITKASGGVRPMYYRAPGGAFTPYSRKLAADRGMRPLGWNVDTKDFELPGTDAIVATVERELPNGPTLLFHDAGGDRTQTVEALRRLLPRLKAQGYTFGFPVR; translated from the coding sequence ATGGCACGGCACAGCGGCGGGCGGGGCTGGTACGGCAAGTTGATCGGGGCGGCGCTCGGGGTGACGATGCTCGCCACCGGCGCTTCGGTGTGGACCGCGCAGGCCGGTGACGCGGACGACGCGTCACCGGAGGCGACCGCGCCCGCCGACCCGGGCCAGAACGTGAAGCCGGTGTCGAGGACCATCGCGCACGCCTCGGAGAAGGGGAAGCGCGGCATCAACATCACCATCGACGACGGCCCCGACCCCAAGTGGACCCCGCAGATGCTCGACCTGCTGCGGCAGAACGGGGTGAAGGCCACGTTCTGCATGGTGGGGACCCAGGCGCAGGCCCACCCCGACGTCGTGAAGAAGGTCGTCGCGGACGGGCACCGCCTCTGCGACCACTCGATATCGCACAACACCGGCATGGACAAGGAGTCCAACGCCTACCAGTCGAAGCAGATCCTCGACGCCGAACGCATGATCACCAAGGCGTCCGGCGGCGTCCGCCCCATGTACTACCGCGCGCCCGGCGGCGCGTTCACCCCGTACAGCCGCAAGCTCGCCGCCGACCGCGGCATGCGCCCGCTGGGCTGGAACGTGGACACCAAGGACTTCGAGCTGCCGGGCACGGACGCCATCGTCGCGACCGTCGAGCGTGAGCTGCCCAACGGTCCGACGCTCCTCTTCCACGACGCGGGCGGCGACCGCACCCAGACCGTCGAGGCCCTGCGCCGGCTCCTCCCCCGGCTGAAGGCGCAGGGCTACACCTTCGGCTTCCCGGTCCGCTAG
- a CDS encoding inositol monophosphatase family protein, protein MITSDTYSNDSDIAVAAARAGADVVRGLYGRRLARIDKGAGDFATEADVAAEKAILDVIRAARPDDTLLGEEGGRQGAADVARQWLVDPLCGTLNYAVGNMLVAVNVALRDGAAAVTAAVADPFGGEVFHTDGTSAWVRDGAADAPLVPSADTRLVDVNLDPPFPSAPGFRGVDLLAHPEFVARFRPRVVSTSLALAWVAAGRRAAYVTDGGDLSGSVHFAAGIALCRAAGCVVTGVDGAAPGRGGRGLVAAADAETHELLMSMIRN, encoded by the coding sequence ATGATCACCTCGGACACGTACTCCAACGACTCGGACATCGCGGTCGCCGCGGCACGCGCGGGCGCTGATGTCGTACGCGGCCTGTACGGCCGACGGCTCGCCCGCATCGACAAGGGCGCGGGCGACTTCGCCACCGAGGCCGACGTGGCGGCCGAGAAGGCGATCCTCGACGTCATACGCGCCGCCCGCCCGGACGACACTCTGCTCGGCGAGGAAGGGGGCCGCCAAGGTGCCGCCGACGTCGCGCGCCAGTGGCTGGTCGACCCGCTGTGCGGAACGCTGAACTACGCCGTGGGCAACATGCTCGTCGCCGTCAACGTGGCGCTGCGCGACGGGGCGGCGGCGGTGACGGCGGCAGTGGCGGACCCGTTCGGCGGCGAGGTGTTCCACACGGACGGGACGTCCGCGTGGGTGCGGGACGGCGCCGCGGACGCGCCGCTGGTCCCCTCCGCCGACACCCGGCTCGTCGACGTCAACCTCGATCCGCCCTTCCCGAGCGCGCCGGGGTTCCGCGGCGTGGACCTGCTGGCCCACCCCGAGTTCGTCGCACGGTTCCGGCCGCGGGTCGTGTCGACGTCGCTGGCGCTGGCGTGGGTCGCGGCGGGCCGGCGCGCCGCGTACGTCACCGACGGCGGCGACCTGTCGGGGAGCGTGCACTTCGCCGCGGGTATCGCCCTGTGCCGGGCGGCGGGCTGCGTGGTCACCGGAGTTGACGGCGCGGCGCCCGGGAGAGGCGGCCGCGGGCTCGTGGCCGCGGCCGACGCGGAGACCCATGAGCTGCTGATGTCGATGATCCGGAACTGA
- a CDS encoding LAETG motif-containing sortase-dependent surface protein, producing MSARRSLLTTAAAGALLGALCFVPSANATSPATHEAPRSESASSPHTTASGTATETTTEASDRLAETGGFDTTPYVVGGTAFLSLGAGFVVFSVRRERTSGGKVSYRAVRG from the coding sequence GTGTCCGCACGCCGATCACTGCTGACCACCGCCGCCGCCGGAGCCCTGCTCGGCGCCCTGTGCTTCGTCCCCTCCGCCAACGCGACGTCGCCCGCGACCCATGAGGCCCCCAGGAGCGAGAGCGCTTCCTCCCCACACACGACCGCGTCCGGGACGGCCACCGAGACGACCACCGAGGCCTCCGACCGCCTCGCGGAGACGGGCGGCTTCGACACGACCCCGTACGTCGTCGGCGGCACGGCGTTCCTGAGCCTCGGCGCGGGCTTCGTCGTCTTCTCCGTCCGCAGAGAGCGCACGAGCGGCGGCAAGGTCTCCTACCGAGCCGTGCGCGGGTAG
- a CDS encoding L,D-transpeptidase, with the protein MTESRSRRLGRGRKSVAAVSALVSGVLVLSACSSDDGDKASGGKESQNQVDEAAAKKTSAAQIKIAPKNGSDNASINSAAAVTVSEGTLTDVTMKADDGTAVAGKISADQKSWKPTAQLERATKYKISATAKDSEGRKAHENSSFTTVSKANSFIGNFTPEDGSTVGVGMPVSINFDKAISNKKEVQSAVKVSSSSGQEISGHWFGANRLDFRPEQYWKGNSTVTLKLNLDGVEGADGVYGVQQKTVQFKIGRNQVSVVDAKTKQMKVMRDGKVVKTIPISAGSPQNKTYNGKMVISEKFKETRMDGATVGFKDGDGKGEYDIKDVPHAMRLSNSGTFIHGNYWGSPSIFGGANTSHGCIGLQDAKGAGDKSTPGSWFYENSITGDVVDVRNTGDKTIAPDNGLNGWNMDWAQWKAGSAV; encoded by the coding sequence ATGACGGAAAGTAGGAGTCGCAGGCTCGGACGTGGGCGCAAGAGCGTCGCGGCCGTGTCCGCTCTGGTGAGCGGCGTGCTCGTGCTCTCGGCATGCAGCAGCGACGACGGCGACAAGGCTTCCGGCGGCAAGGAGTCGCAGAACCAGGTCGACGAGGCGGCGGCGAAGAAGACCTCCGCGGCCCAGATCAAGATCGCGCCGAAGAACGGCTCCGACAACGCAAGCATCAACAGCGCGGCCGCCGTCACGGTGAGCGAGGGAACGCTCACGGACGTGACGATGAAGGCCGATGACGGCACCGCCGTCGCCGGCAAGATATCCGCGGACCAGAAGAGCTGGAAGCCCACCGCCCAGCTGGAGCGCGCCACGAAGTACAAGATCTCGGCGACCGCCAAGGACTCCGAGGGCCGCAAGGCGCACGAGAACTCGTCGTTCACGACGGTCTCGAAGGCCAACAGCTTCATCGGCAACTTCACGCCCGAGGACGGCTCCACGGTCGGCGTCGGCATGCCCGTGTCGATCAACTTCGACAAGGCGATCAGCAACAAGAAGGAAGTGCAGTCCGCCGTCAAGGTCTCGTCCAGCAGCGGCCAGGAGATCTCCGGCCACTGGTTCGGCGCGAACCGCCTGGACTTCCGGCCCGAGCAGTACTGGAAGGGCAACTCCACGGTCACCCTGAAGCTGAACCTCGACGGCGTCGAAGGCGCCGACGGGGTCTACGGCGTGCAGCAGAAGACCGTGCAGTTCAAGATCGGCCGCAACCAGGTCTCCGTCGTCGACGCCAAGACGAAGCAGATGAAGGTGATGCGGGACGGCAAGGTCGTCAAGACCATCCCGATCTCCGCGGGCTCGCCGCAGAACAAGACGTACAACGGCAAGATGGTGATCTCCGAGAAGTTCAAGGAGACCCGGATGGACGGCGCGACCGTCGGCTTCAAGGACGGCGACGGCAAGGGCGAGTACGACATCAAGGACGTCCCGCACGCCATGCGCCTGTCGAACTCCGGCACGTTCATCCACGGCAACTACTGGGGCTCGCCGTCCATCTTCGGCGGCGCCAACACCAGCCACGGCTGCATCGGCCTCCAGGACGCCAAGGGAGCGGGCGACAAGAGCACGCCGGGTTCCTGGTTCTACGAGAACTCGATCACCGGTGACGTCGTCGACGTCCGCAACACCGGCGACAAGACCATCGCCCCGGACAACGGCCTCAACGGCTGGAACATGGACTGGGCGCAGTGGAAGGCCGGCTCGGCCGTCTGA